The following nucleotide sequence is from Macaca fascicularis isolate 582-1 chromosome 15, T2T-MFA8v1.1.
GCTCTCAGTGGCTCAGGTCTGAGAGGCCTCAGCAGGGGCAAGGAGAGGAGGCAGTAAGGAGGGAAGGCTCTGGGGGAAGAGGGCGTGGCAGAGGATTTTCGAGGCAACGCCAGGGAGGCCCAGGGCACGGGGGTGAGGAGCTAGAACTGAGCTCCGAGCCCTCCTCTGAGGTTGGGGCTTCTGGGCAGGCAGCCCCCTTAGAGGCCCTCCCTTGTAGGTGTTCGGCCTTGGTTCCGTGGCCCATATggttctaaataaaaaatatgggaGCTACCTTGGTGTCAACTTGGGTTTTGGCTTCGGAGTCACCATGGGAGTGCACGTGGCAGGCCACATCTCTGGTGAGTGAGCCCAGCCCCTGCCGGACCGGGCAAGACGAGGTGTCCCCAATAGGCTctttcctgcctgcctcagtcagCCCCTTCGCCGGCACAACCAGTGCCTGAGCCTGGCCACTGGGCAGGAGGAAGTCTCCTCTGAACCCCGTGCCTATGACGTGTCTGCCCCAGATTCTTCCTGGGTCCCCCTGATCCACCATTTTCACTGGCTGGGTCATCTTAGGCAAGTCATCACcttctctgttcctcagtttccttaacAGTGAAACGAAGATGGTGGCCCCGGCCTCACTGGGTGGTTGTGAGGGCTCAGTGAGAGAGCTCTGTCACGGAGCACGCTCTTATACACACTAGCCATCGTTGTTCTCAATACTGTTTGTCactgttgtttgttttgctctcCCTCCCTGACACACTTGCCTGCTGCCCGCAGGGGCCCACATGAACGCAGCTGTGACCTTCGCTAACTGTGCACTGGGCCGTGTGCCCTGGAGGAAGTTTCCGGTCTATGTGCTGGGGCAGTTCCTGGGCTCCTTCCTGGCAGCTGCCACCATCTACACCCTCTTCTACAGTGAGTGTCCTGCCCAGGTGTCCGCCTCTGGCCTCAGCCGCCTCCTATGAAATATGGGCAGACTGGACCTCAGTGTCCTCTTTAGTAAAAATAGCTGGGAGAAAAAAGCCCTGGAGCTCCCCCACCCTCTAACCTATAACCTCATTTCTGGGACCCCGGTGGGGCTTAGCTGGGGGCAGGTTCACACGACAGTCTGTGTCTCCGCAGCGGCCATTCTCCACTTTTCGGGTGGACAGCTGATGGTGACCGGTCCCGTCGCTACAGCTGGCATTTTTGCCACCTACCTTCCTGATCACATGACACTGTGGCGGGGCTTCCTGAATGAGGTCAGTGGTCCCGGATGAGtacccctccccctgccctccacccctGAGGACGGAGCCAGCAGGGAGCCCCTCCGGATAGACAGGACAAGAACTCTGGATGGAGACTGTACCGAGACGTGTCTGTGCTGGTGGGCTTGGATCTGGGGCACTGCCGAGGTCCTGTGGCTTGAGGAGCGGCCCAGGTGAGCTGCCACAGCATCTGCTCCTTAGGCGTGGCTGACCGGGATGCTCCAGCTGTGTCTCTTCGCCATCACGGACCAGGAGAACAACGCAGCACTGCCAGGAACACAGGCGCTGGTGATAGGCATCCTCGTGGTCATCATTGGGGTGTCCCTCGGTATGAACACAGGATATGCCATCAACCCGTCCCGGGACCTGCCCCCTCGCGTCTTCACCTTCATTGCTGGCTGGGGCAAAGAGGTCTTCAGGTACTGCCCCTGCCCAGGCCCATTCCTTCGAGTTTTTCTGTGGTTCCCCTGTGTGTTGAGGGGTGGCGGGTGATGTGAGGGGCAGCGCAGTAGGGTCCTGCTGAACCCCCAGGTGGCCTGGGGAGCAGGAGTGAGTCCCAACATTTCCCCAGGCCAGTACAGATACAGATCCTGCACCTGCACTGGGTGTCAACCTTGTCCCTGAATAGGGCTGAGGCTGACCGGGTCCC
It contains:
- the AQP7 gene encoding aquaporin-7 isoform X1 — protein: MVTSLWLLSIYKSERQNMVQTSRHRRSTRGSKMVSWSVMAKIQEILQKKMVREFLAEFMSTYVMMVFGLGSVAHMVLNKKYGSYLGVNLGFGFGVTMGVHVAGHISGAHMNAAVTFANCALGRVPWRKFPVYVLGQFLGSFLAAATIYTLFYTAILHFSGGQLMVTGPVATAGIFATYLPDHMTLWRGFLNEAWLTGMLQLCLFAITDQENNAALPGTQALVIGILVVIIGVSLGMNTGYAINPSRDLPPRVFTFIAGWGKEVFSEGENWWWVPVVAPLLGACLGGIIYLVFIGSTTPREPLKLEDSVAYEDHGITVLPKMGSHEPTISPLTPVSVSPANRSSVHPAPPLHESMALEHF
- the AQP7 gene encoding aquaporin-7 isoform X3, translating into MVTSLWLLSIYKSERQNMVQTSRHRRSTRGSKMVSWSVMAKIQEILQKKMVREFLAEFMSTYVMMVFGLGSVAHMVLNKKYGSYLGVNLGFGFGVTMGVHVAGHISGAHMNAAVTFANCALGRVPWRKFPVYVLGQFLGSFLAAATIYTLFYTAILHFSGGQLMVTGPVATAGIFATYLPDHMTLWRGFLNEAWLTGMLQLCLFAITDQENNAALPGTQALVIGILVVIIGVSLGMNTGYAINPSRDLPPRVFTFIAGWGKEVFRWHHLPGLHWLHHPTGTPEIGGLCGVRRPRDNRIAQDGISRTHDLSPHPRLREPCQQIFSPPCPALT
- the AQP7 gene encoding aquaporin-7 isoform X4 — encoded protein: MVQTSRHRRSTRGSKMVSWSVMAKIQEILQKKMVREFLAEFMSTYVMMVFGLGSVAHMVLNKKYGSYLGVNLGFGFGVTMGVHVAGHISGAHMNAAVTFANCALGRVPWRKFPVYVLGQFLGSFLAAATIYTLFYTAILHFSGGQLMVTGPVATAGIFATYLPDHMTLWRGFLNEAWLTGMLQLCLFAITDQENNAALPGTQALVIGILVVIIGVSLGMNTGYAINPSRDLPPRVFTFIAGWGKEVFRWHHLPGLHWLHHPTGTPEIGGLCGVRRPRDNRIAQDGISRTHDLSPHPRLREPCQQIFSPPCPALT
- the AQP7 gene encoding aquaporin-7 isoform X2; its protein translation is MVQTSRHRRSTRGSKMVSWSVMAKIQEILQKKMVREFLAEFMSTYVMMVFGLGSVAHMVLNKKYGSYLGVNLGFGFGVTMGVHVAGHISGAHMNAAVTFANCALGRVPWRKFPVYVLGQFLGSFLAAATIYTLFYTAILHFSGGQLMVTGPVATAGIFATYLPDHMTLWRGFLNEAWLTGMLQLCLFAITDQENNAALPGTQALVIGILVVIIGVSLGMNTGYAINPSRDLPPRVFTFIAGWGKEVFSEGENWWWVPVVAPLLGACLGGIIYLVFIGSTTPREPLKLEDSVAYEDHGITVLPKMGSHEPTISPLTPVSVSPANRSSVHPAPPLHESMALEHF
- the AQP7 gene encoding aquaporin-7 isoform X6; amino-acid sequence: MVLNKKYGSYLGVNLGFGFGVTMGVHVAGHISGAHMNAAVTFANCALGRVPWRKFPVYVLGQFLGSFLAAATIYTLFYTAILHFSGGQLMVTGPVATAGIFATYLPDHMTLWRGFLNEAWLTGMLQLCLFAITDQENNAALPGTQALVIGILVVIIGVSLGMNTGYAINPSRDLPPRVFTFIAGWGKEVFRWHHLPGLHWLHHPTGTPEIGGLCGVRRPRDNRIAQDGISRTHDLSPHPRLREPCQQIFSPPCPALT
- the AQP7 gene encoding aquaporin-7 isoform X5, translating into MVLNKKYGSYLGVNLGFGFGVTMGVHVAGHISGAHMNAAVTFANCALGRVPWRKFPVYVLGQFLGSFLAAATIYTLFYTAILHFSGGQLMVTGPVATAGIFATYLPDHMTLWRGFLNEAWLTGMLQLCLFAITDQENNAALPGTQALVIGILVVIIGVSLGMNTGYAINPSRDLPPRVFTFIAGWGKEVFSEGENWWWVPVVAPLLGACLGGIIYLVFIGSTTPREPLKLEDSVAYEDHGITVLPKMGSHEPTISPLTPVSVSPANRSSVHPAPPLHESMALEHF
- the AQP7 gene encoding aquaporin-7 isoform X7, with protein sequence MNAAVTFANCALGRVPWRKFPVYVLGQFLGSFLAAATIYTLFYTAILHFSGGQLMVTGPVATAGIFATYLPDHMTLWRGFLNEAWLTGMLQLCLFAITDQENNAALPGTQALVIGILVVIIGVSLGMNTGYAINPSRDLPPRVFTFIAGWGKEVFSEGENWWWVPVVAPLLGACLGGIIYLVFIGSTTPREPLKLEDSVAYEDHGITVLPKMGSHEPTISPLTPVSVSPANRSSVHPAPPLHESMALEHF
- the AQP7 gene encoding aquaporin-7 isoform X8, whose translation is MNAAVTFANCALGRVPWRKFPVYVLGQFLGSFLAAATIYTLFYTAILHFSGGQLMVTGPVATAGIFATYLPDHMTLWRGFLNEAWLTGMLQLCLFAITDQENNAALPGTQALVIGILVVIIGVSLGMNTGYAINPSRDLPPRVFTFIAGWGKEVFRWHHLPGLHWLHHPTGTPEIGGLCGVRRPRDNRIAQDGISRTHDLSPHPRLREPCQQIFSPPCPALT